The Gracilimonas sediminicola sequence CGAACGGTTTCATGCATCAGGGTATCCACGCGATGATGTCCGCCCAGCGAGCCGGTCCACAAACCAATTCGTTTACCTTCCAAGCCATCAGCATTTAAAAATTGGGTATAATCGGTATGAAAGTTTCCTTCACTGGCGGTGGTTTTAGAGTCTGCTTCATCCATGCCAACCATAGTTCCGAGAGCGATGGCAGCATCCTCAACGGTTCGGGCCATAGGTCCGGGTGTATCCTGGGTGTGAGAAATAGGAATGATTCCTGAACGGCTCAATAACCCAACCGTTGGTTTGATACCCACCAACCCGTTTGCTGAAGAAGGACAAGTAATGGAGCCATTCGTTTCTGTACCGATAGCAAAGACGGCCAGGTTAGCCGAAGCTGCGGCTCCTGAACCGGCACTTGACCCGCAGGGGTTTCGCGTTAAATCATACGGGTTGTGAGTTTGACCGCCCAAAGCACTCCATCCGCTGGATGAAAAGCTGCTGTGAAAATTTGCCCATTCACTCAGGTTGGCTTTGCCAATAATGATGGCTCCGGCATCCCGTAGTTTTTGAGTGATGAAAGCATCCTGATCCGGAACAGATCCTTTCATGATATTTGCCCCTGCTGTGGTCGGCATATCGTAGGTGTCAATGTTGTCTTTCAATACAACGGGAATTCCGTGCAAAGGGCCTCTTTTGGTGCCCGCTTGCAGTTCTTGATCCAGCTGCCGGGCTACATCCATAGCTTTTGGGTTGATGTATATCATCGAATTGAGCTGAGGCCCGAATTGGTCGATTGCTTCAATGCGCTTCAGGTAGGCATTGGTTACATCCTGAATAGTGAAGTCACCGTTCTCATAACCGGCTTGTAATTCAGAAATGGTTATTTCTTCCAGGTCAAGCTGATGGTAGCCGGACTGTGGCTCGCAGGCCACTATTAATAGTGAGATCGTAACAAGAGAAAGCAGAAGTTGTTTCATAGGTACAGTAAGGTTAATCCAGTATTGTGGATGGAATATACAAGGGAAGGGGAGTATTTCCAGTATAGGATTCCTACTGAAAGGACAGCAATAACAAAATCGCGAAAATGATATTGGGAATGGTACCGTATTTGGCGTCTTCCCATGCGCCGATAATTAGAACCTGGGAAATGAGAATAGCAGTAAAGCCAAGCCCGATATAGTATGAGTTTCCGGCTAAATACAGGTTTACAGCCGAAATGACGAGAATAAAGCTGATCATCCAAAATATACCTGCCTGCCGGGAAATAGGCCGCTTAAAGTCTTTGATATCGGCAAGTTGAAATGCTTTTAAAAAACCAAGAAGATGGATAAGGCCGTGGATGGTCATGAAAATAGCGAAGGCAGTTTTCATCTTGACTCCTTTTCTGGTTTGAAAGTGCCTTACGTTACCGACCTTACATTAAGATTTGATGAAAAAAGCAGAAGAATTCAGCCTATAGAATAAAAGGTGCCATGTCCTCGCAACGCTTTCAGGCCGTTCGGGCGCTGAATGCGTTGCTACGGATGAATTGGGTTTTCTGTGTGCTAAGCCTTGCCGATCAAATTCTGGGCAATGATGGATGAAGAAAGCACGCCCGGTAAGCCGGCTCCGGGATGGGTTCCCGCTCCAACAAAATAGAGATTATCCACGTCTTCCGATTTATTATGCGGACGAAACCATGCCGACTGTGTCAGAATGGGCTCTACGGAAAAAGCAGATCCTTTATAGCTGTTCAGTACATCCTGAAAGTGCAACGGATCGATATAATGTTCGGCGATAATGTTCTCCTGAAGGTCCGGCAAGTAGTTTTCCTCCAGAAAGTCCATAATGGCGTCCCGGTATTTGGGCGCCATTTCGTTCCAATCGGTGCCGCTGTCTAAATGGGGAACCGGCGAAAGCACATAGAATCCTTCACAACCTTCCGGCGCCATCGAAGGATCGGTAATGGTTGGCATGTGCAGGTAAAGGGAAAAGTCGTCAGCCAAATGTTTTTTATGGAAGATGTCATTAAGCAAACCCTTATAGCGCTCTCCCAAAATAATGTTGTGGTGAGCCAGGCCGGAATCCAGGTATCGTTTTTTTGTTCCAAAGTATATCACAAAAAGAGACATGCTGTATTTTGTTCGCTCAATCTTGCGGTCGGTATATTTCTTACGGTGCTTGGGATTAATCAGGTTCTTATAGGTAAATGCCACATCAGCGTTAGAAACGATTTTATCAGCCTGTAGCTCTTCTCCGTTCTTAAGTCTTACCCCTTTGGCCTTTCCATTAGCGATCAGGATCTCATCCACTTCAGCTTCGGTATGGATGATGCCGCCTTGCTCAAGAATCAGTTTTTCGAGGGCATTGACGATAGCTCCGGTTCCGCCCATGGCATAATGAACGCCCCACTCACGCTCCAGGTAGTGAATCATCGCATAGATAGAAGTTGTATCAAAAGGGTTGCCACCTACCAGCAGCGGATGAAATGAAAAGCACCGGCGCAGAAATTCATCATCAATAAACTGCTGA is a genomic window containing:
- a CDS encoding amidase, coding for MKQLLLSLVTISLLIVACEPQSGYHQLDLEEITISELQAGYENGDFTIQDVTNAYLKRIEAIDQFGPQLNSMIYINPKAMDVARQLDQELQAGTKRGPLHGIPVVLKDNIDTYDMPTTAGANIMKGSVPDQDAFITQKLRDAGAIIIGKANLSEWANFHSSFSSSGWSALGGQTHNPYDLTRNPCGSSAGSGAAASANLAVFAIGTETNGSITCPSSANGLVGIKPTVGLLSRSGIIPISHTQDTPGPMARTVEDAAIALGTMVGMDEADSKTTASEGNFHTDYTQFLNADGLEGKRIGLWTGSLGGHHRVDTLMHETVRLLESRGATVIEIDRISAENVGGDSFQVLLYEFKDGLNKYFASLGDDAPVKTMAELVDSTLADSAEMHYFDHDLLITASEKGDLNSEEYTNALSRMMKFTREEGIDKVMNENNLDAIIGPTGGPAWKTDLTNGDNFAVSSSSPAARAGYPNITVPMGYIDGLPVGISFFGRAWSEPLLLEIAYGFEQATKVRKAPEL
- a CDS encoding phytoene desaturase, with translation MKKKIIVIGSGFGGLGAASRLLSAGHDVTILEKRDKLGGRAYVYEKNGFKFDGGPTVITAPFMFDDIFEAAGKKREDYVEFVPCDPFYRIFDAEGKHFDYNNDHEFTLEEIRKRNPDDVEGYEKFIKTTKAIFDKGFVELADKPFLKFTDMLKVAPDLIKLQSYKTVYKYVQQFIDDEFLRRCFSFHPLLVGGNPFDTTSIYAMIHYLEREWGVHYAMGGTGAIVNALEKLILEQGGIIHTEAEVDEILIANGKAKGVRLKNGEELQADKIVSNADVAFTYKNLINPKHRKKYTDRKIERTKYSMSLFVIYFGTKKRYLDSGLAHHNIILGERYKGLLNDIFHKKHLADDFSLYLHMPTITDPSMAPEGCEGFYVLSPVPHLDSGTDWNEMAPKYRDAIMDFLEENYLPDLQENIIAEHYIDPLHFQDVLNSYKGSAFSVEPILTQSAWFRPHNKSEDVDNLYFVGAGTHPGAGLPGVLSSSIIAQNLIGKA